A stretch of the Planktothricoides raciborskii GIHE-MW2 genome encodes the following:
- a CDS encoding aldo/keto reductase yields MQYRRFGKTNLDLSVFSLGTMRYLASEENAINTIYKGVGLGINHLETAPGYGNSEKYLGSALSNGLPRSRQQLYITSKISPGIPAAKISEAIDLSLTRLQTDYLDCLAIHGINTQEHLDNVLDSEYIKALQGAIADGRVKHLGFSTHGSLELILAAINTDLFEFINLHYYYFFQRHAPAVALAQKKDMGIFIISPADKGGKLYQPSATLQQLCQPFSPLEINYRFLLSNPQITTLSFGPANPEELEILSKFADRTEPLTPGEQETFHRLETHASQTLALDYCHQCYACLPCPETINIPEILRLRNLTVAYHMTDYGQYRYRMFENAGHWFPGNKGNKCTECGDCLPRCPHNLNIPELLQDTHQQLNGKNGRRLWE; encoded by the coding sequence ATGCAATATCGTCGATTTGGTAAAACTAATCTGGATTTATCGGTATTTTCCCTGGGGACTATGCGATATTTAGCTTCTGAGGAAAATGCGATTAATACTATATATAAAGGTGTCGGTTTGGGGATTAATCACTTGGAAACCGCACCGGGTTACGGCAATAGTGAGAAATATCTCGGTTCTGCCCTATCCAATGGGTTGCCGCGATCGCGCCAGCAATTGTATATTACCAGTAAAATATCTCCGGGAATACCAGCAGCAAAAATCAGTGAGGCGATCGATCTATCTTTAACTCGACTTCAGACCGATTATCTCGACTGTTTGGCCATTCATGGGATTAATACTCAGGAACATTTAGACAATGTTTTAGATTCGGAATATATCAAAGCCCTCCAAGGTGCGATCGCCGATGGTCGGGTAAAACATTTAGGATTTTCCACTCATGGTTCTCTGGAATTAATCTTAGCAGCCATTAACACTGATTTATTTGAATTTATCAATTTACACTACTACTATTTTTTTCAACGCCACGCCCCTGCCGTAGCCTTAGCCCAAAAAAAAGACATGGGCATCTTCATCATTTCCCCAGCAGACAAAGGGGGTAAACTCTATCAACCATCCGCAACTCTCCAGCAACTTTGTCAACCTTTTTCTCCCCTAGAAATCAACTATCGATTTTTACTCAGCAACCCCCAAATTACCACCCTCAGTTTTGGCCCTGCCAACCCGGAAGAACTGGAAATTTTATCAAAATTTGCCGATCGAACCGAACCTTTAACCCCTGGGGAACAAGAAACATTTCACCGGCTAGAAACTCACGCCAGCCAAACCTTAGCATTAGATTACTGTCATCAATGCTATGCTTGTTTACCCTGTCCAGAAACCATTAATATTCCCGAAATATTGCGCCTAAGAAACCTCACCGTTGCCTATCACATGACCGACTATGGACAATATCGTTATCGAATGTTTGAAAATGCCGGTCATTGGTTTCCCGGAAACAAAGGCAACAAATGCACCGAATGTGGAGACTGTTTACCCCGCTGTCCGCACAATCTAAATATTCCCGAACTTTTGCAAGACACCCATCAGCAACTCAATGGCAAAAACGGTCGGAGATTATGGGAATAA
- the yidD gene encoding membrane protein insertion efficiency factor YidD codes for MKTLSYSRRWQYAIFRGFIHTSKGLLYSLVNSVGDTLEHLSQYRHPIVMATSQTLEQMTKQTGVALIRGYQKYLSPHKGFSCAHRVLYGSDSCSQYVKNMLIEQDLQSAISLSRKRFSACKTAKIILRAETLEEKRRREQNNSQWNCSCSPGGCLDECIPGCGDCGGDPDCGDCDCG; via the coding sequence ATGAAAACTTTATCTTATTCCCGGAGATGGCAATACGCCATCTTCCGAGGATTTATTCACACCTCCAAAGGTTTACTCTATTCTCTAGTTAACTCCGTTGGCGATACTTTAGAGCATCTGTCTCAATATCGTCATCCTATTGTGATGGCAACCAGTCAGACTTTAGAGCAGATGACGAAACAAACTGGAGTGGCTTTAATTCGGGGTTATCAAAAATATTTGTCTCCCCATAAGGGTTTTTCTTGTGCTCATCGGGTTTTATATGGTAGTGATTCTTGCTCACAGTATGTCAAAAATATGCTGATTGAACAAGATTTACAGTCAGCAATTTCTCTATCTCGTAAACGATTCAGTGCTTGTAAAACTGCCAAAATTATCCTGCGTGCAGAAACCTTAGAAGAAAAACGCCGCCGAGAGCAGAATAATAGCCAATGGAATTGTAGCTGTTCTCCAGGAGGGTGTCTTGACGAATGTATTCCGGGTTGTGGCGATTGTGGTGGCGATCCTGATTGTGGTGATTGTGATTGTGGATAA
- a CDS encoding sodium/glutamate symporter, producing the protein MFNLKDAFFAFIILGILILIARVIRQKIQWLRSLYIPSSIVAGVLALLLGPGVLGAIAGPNSSVANGLFSETIRTVWSQSPGIFINIVFAAIFLGETIPSPREIWRKAAPQVAFGQTLAWGQYVVGLLLVLLVLTPLFGIDPMAGALIEVAFEGGHGTAAGMAETFVQLGFPEGADLSLGLATVGIVSGIVAGTALANWGRRNGKLQIDKIDPNQPDQSTIKEDRESREIQVARANLLQDLLIDPLTLNLGFVALALLIGWLILQGLVAVENLTWATQGFKLMAYVPLFPMALIGGLIVQLILERLGLSFLIIRPLIANIAGVALDIVIVTAIATISLKVLGSNIWPFIILSIAGIVWNVWVFLFLGPRLLPSFWFERGIGDMGQSMGVTATGIVLMRMVDPQNKSGAFESFAYKQLLFEPIVGGGLFTAAAPALINQFGPIAVLGLTGLILIAWLAFGFWNFKQTIRNS; encoded by the coding sequence ATGTTTAATCTGAAAGATGCGTTTTTTGCATTTATCATTCTTGGCATTTTAATTTTAATTGCCAGAGTAATTCGTCAAAAAATCCAATGGTTGCGATCGCTCTATATTCCTAGTTCCATTGTGGCAGGGGTGTTAGCATTGCTACTCGGTCCAGGAGTTTTAGGCGCGATCGCAGGTCCTAACTCTTCCGTGGCTAATGGCTTATTTAGCGAAACCATTCGCACCGTTTGGTCACAATCTCCCGGAATTTTTATTAATATCGTGTTCGCAGCCATTTTTCTCGGGGAAACCATTCCCAGTCCCAGAGAAATTTGGCGCAAAGCAGCGCCCCAGGTGGCGTTTGGGCAAACTTTAGCCTGGGGACAATATGTAGTGGGACTTTTGCTAGTCTTACTGGTTTTAACGCCGCTATTCGGCATCGATCCAATGGCGGGTGCCTTAATAGAAGTAGCCTTTGAAGGAGGACATGGTACGGCTGCGGGAATGGCAGAAACTTTTGTTCAGTTAGGCTTTCCCGAAGGTGCCGATTTATCCCTAGGATTAGCTACTGTGGGGATTGTTTCTGGCATTGTTGCCGGAACAGCTTTGGCCAATTGGGGGAGACGAAATGGGAAATTACAAATTGATAAAATTGACCCGAATCAACCGGATCAATCAACGATCAAAGAGGATCGAGAATCTAGGGAGATTCAAGTGGCTAGAGCCAATTTACTTCAAGATTTGCTTATCGATCCATTGACATTAAATCTTGGTTTTGTCGCCTTAGCCTTATTGATTGGTTGGTTAATTTTGCAAGGATTAGTCGCGGTGGAAAATCTCACTTGGGCAACCCAGGGATTCAAACTGATGGCGTATGTTCCCCTATTTCCAATGGCTTTAATCGGTGGCCTAATTGTCCAACTCATTCTCGAACGCTTGGGCTTGAGTTTCTTAATTATTCGCCCACTCATAGCTAATATTGCGGGAGTCGCATTAGACATCGTAATTGTCACTGCCATCGCCACAATTTCCCTGAAAGTTTTAGGCAGCAATATCTGGCCTTTTATTATCCTTTCGATTGCGGGAATCGTGTGGAATGTTTGGGTATTTTTATTTCTGGGGCCACGCTTATTGCCTTCTTTTTGGTTTGAACGCGGTATTGGCGATATGGGACAATCAATGGGAGTGACGGCAACTGGTATTGTACTCATGCGGATGGTCGATCCCCAAAATAAGTCTGGGGCGTTCGAGAGTTTTGCTTATAAACAACTGTTGTTTGAACCTATTGTCGGAGGCGGATTGTTTACTGCTGCTGCCCCAGCTTTGATTAACCAATTTGGCCCGATCGCAGTTTTGGGTCTAACTGGACTAATCTTGATCGCTTGGTTAGCCTTTGGTTTTTGGAACTTTAAACAAACTATCCGTAATTCTTAA
- a CDS encoding Uma2 family endonuclease, with the protein MQVQLKQIVVPPGQQLLMTDISWQMYEQMLEEFGEKRGARINSSQGVLEIMVPLPEHEDDKTIITNLVEILLEELEIEFRNLASTTFKSESMKQGLEADSCFYIENEAYVRGKKRIDLTIDPPPDLAIEIDITSRTRFNNYEALGVKKLWRFNGTKLEINVLKDGEYMQYEASPHFPGLPVAEVIPQYLEQSKIEGRNKTMKAFRAWVREQNAEK; encoded by the coding sequence ATGCAAGTCCAACTAAAACAAATCGTCGTTCCCCCCGGTCAGCAACTCCTAATGACCGATATTAGCTGGCAAATGTATGAACAAATGCTAGAAGAATTTGGGGAAAAACGCGGAGCGCGGATTAATTCCAGTCAGGGAGTATTAGAAATTATGGTGCCATTGCCCGAACATGAAGATGATAAAACCATTATCACTAACTTGGTCGAGATTTTGCTGGAAGAACTAGAAATTGAGTTCAGAAATCTCGCTTCTACCACTTTTAAAAGTGAAAGCATGAAACAAGGACTAGAAGCCGATAGCTGTTTCTATATAGAAAACGAGGCATATGTCCGGGGGAAAAAGCGCATTGATTTAACTATAGACCCGCCCCCAGATTTAGCGATCGAGATTGATATAACCTCTCGGACTCGATTTAATAATTATGAGGCATTAGGGGTGAAAAAATTGTGGCGGTTTAATGGCACAAAATTAGAGATTAATGTCTTAAAAGATGGGGAATATATGCAGTATGAAGCAAGTCCGCATTTTCCGGGTTTGCCTGTGGCTGAAGTAATTCCCCAATATCTAGAACAAAGTAAAATTGAAGGACGAAATAAAACCATGAAAGCCTTTCGCGCTTGGGTAAGAGAACAAAATGCCGAAAAATAA
- a CDS encoding Uma2 family endonuclease, protein MQVQLKQIVVPPGQQIIMTDISWQMYEQMLEEFGEKQRGKINYSQGVLEIMVPLPEHEVNKVIIGDLIKIILEELNLEFWSLGSTTFKSESMKQGLEADDCFYIENEAYVRGKKRIDLTIDPPPDLAIEIDITSRTRFNNYEALGVKELWRFNGTKLEINVLQEGEYIQGNESFHFPGLPVGEVIPQYLEQSKIEGRNKTMKAFRAWVREKIAEQY, encoded by the coding sequence ATGCAAGTCCAACTCAAACAAATCGTCGTTCCCCCCGGTCAGCAAATCATAATGACCGATATTAGCTGGCAAATGTATGAACAAATGCTAGAAGAATTTGGGGAAAAACAGAGAGGAAAAATTAATTACAGTCAGGGAGTCTTAGAAATCATGGTGCCATTGCCCGAACATGAAGTAAATAAAGTGATTATTGGCGATTTGATTAAAATTATTCTAGAAGAACTGAATCTAGAATTTTGGAGTTTAGGGTCAACCACCTTTAAAAGCGAAAGCATGAAACAAGGCTTAGAAGCAGACGACTGTTTCTATATCGAAAACGAGGCATATGTCCGGGGGAAAAAGCGCATTGATTTAACTATAGACCCGCCTCCAGATTTAGCGATCGAGATTGATATTACCTCCCGGACGAGGTTTAATAATTATGAGGCATTAGGAGTGAAAGAATTGTGGCGGTTTAATGGCACAAAATTAGAGATTAATGTCTTACAAGAGGGGGAATATATTCAAGGTAATGAAAGTTTTCATTTTCCTGGGTTGCCTGTGGGTGAAGTGATTCCCCAATATCTAGAACAAAGTAAAATTGAGGGGAGAAATAAAACTATGAAAGCGTTTCGCGCTTGGGTGAGAGAAAAAATTGCCGAACAATACTAG
- the ribE gene encoding riboflavin synthase gives MFTGLIQGLGTVKSLGTEQLQITIANPSVSELILPDLAIGDSVAVDGVCLTVETILPQGFIASASPETLKRTTLGRQENSWVNLETSLRVGSKIGGHFVSGHVDGIGCLQEVVQTANSWEITFTSGDRWQHLWQTQIAPYIVSKGSIAVNGISLTVADCDPDSRWFKVAVIPHTYEQTNLKYLLPGSWVNLESDILAKYAVKFISSSIGALAARSAGYAQWSDFPETTANMAQIDEITPAFLAENGFL, from the coding sequence ATGTTTACCGGATTAATTCAAGGACTCGGGACGGTGAAATCCCTGGGAACAGAACAACTACAAATTACAATTGCCAATCCCTCGGTATCCGAGCTAATTTTGCCCGATTTAGCGATCGGTGACAGCGTAGCCGTAGACGGAGTATGTCTAACTGTAGAAACTATTTTACCTCAAGGATTTATTGCCAGTGCCTCCCCGGAAACCCTGAAACGCACCACCCTCGGTCGCCAAGAAAATTCCTGGGTCAACCTGGAAACCTCCCTGCGCGTGGGCAGCAAAATCGGCGGTCATTTCGTGTCCGGTCACGTCGATGGCATTGGCTGTCTCCAAGAAGTCGTCCAAACGGCAAATTCTTGGGAAATTACTTTTACTTCAGGCGATCGCTGGCAGCATCTTTGGCAAACACAAATTGCTCCCTATATTGTATCTAAAGGCAGCATTGCCGTTAACGGAATTAGCTTAACCGTAGCGGACTGTGACCCTGATAGTCGTTGGTTTAAAGTCGCGGTAATTCCGCATACTTACGAACAAACTAATCTTAAATATCTATTACCCGGAAGTTGGGTAAACTTAGAAAGCGATATTTTAGCCAAATATGCGGTTAAATTTATCAGTTCTAGCATTGGTGCCTTAGCTGCCCGTTCTGCCGGTTATGCTCAATGGTCGGACTTCCCTGAAACTACCGCAAATATGGCTCAAATCGATGAAATTACCCCGGCATTTTTAGCCGAAAATGGCTTTCTGTAA
- a CDS encoding AAA family ATPase: MKIHSLEIQNFRAIKNLSLDFTDYLGRPQPINLIVGPNGSGKTSILDAIHLMVKIFENPAQPDLREGLEYSPQQLVRGRGNIADITFEFSIDKEEAQAINQVYGALNLPQHFNLSEEDIPPLNIPTQVRWRYPNPDTLSISAYDYQYLDPSAVKVLGARGQASQAKSRGLFYGDIFDKIGGVCYLDQRRTIRLHKNSLYQPNKVSDKADVLSWLTFFYFKHINWNKEKYGESYWERIKRLFNKICYPDEMVGLESGPDIDTVIFKINGMEYDFLQMSSGQHQIMRILVGLAAENAKNSLVLIDEVELHLHPTWQKRLINVLRHDSGNNQYIFTSHSPAVMKLFSDSETIALGQLEEN, translated from the coding sequence ATGAAAATACATTCTCTGGAAATTCAAAATTTTAGAGCCATCAAAAACCTGTCTTTAGACTTTACCGACTATTTAGGGCGTCCTCAGCCCATCAATTTAATTGTTGGCCCGAATGGTTCTGGTAAAACATCAATTCTTGATGCCATTCATCTGATGGTCAAGATATTTGAAAATCCAGCCCAACCAGACTTAAGAGAAGGATTAGAATATAGTCCTCAACAATTGGTCAGAGGGCGAGGCAATATCGCCGATATCACCTTTGAATTTTCCATAGATAAAGAAGAAGCCCAAGCAATTAATCAAGTCTATGGTGCTTTAAATTTACCCCAACATTTTAATTTATCTGAAGAGGATATACCCCCTCTGAATATTCCCACACAAGTTCGTTGGCGTTATCCCAATCCCGATACATTAAGTATAAGTGCTTATGACTACCAATATTTAGATCCATCTGCGGTTAAAGTATTAGGTGCCAGAGGTCAAGCATCCCAGGCTAAATCCAGGGGTTTATTTTATGGTGATATTTTTGATAAAATTGGGGGAGTCTGTTATTTAGACCAAAGACGGACAATTAGATTACATAAAAATTCTCTGTATCAACCAAATAAAGTAAGCGATAAAGCTGATGTTTTGTCTTGGCTGACTTTCTTTTATTTCAAACATATAAACTGGAATAAAGAAAAATATGGAGAGTCTTATTGGGAACGAATTAAAAGATTATTTAATAAAATCTGTTATCCCGATGAAATGGTAGGGTTAGAATCTGGCCCAGACATTGATACGGTAATTTTCAAAATAAACGGCATGGAATACGACTTTTTGCAAATGAGTTCAGGACAACATCAAATTATGCGAATTTTAGTCGGTTTAGCCGCTGAAAACGCGAAAAATTCTCTCGTGTTAATTGATGAGGTTGAACTGCACTTGCATCCCACCTGGCAAAAAAGATTAATTAATGTACTTCGCCATGATTCTGGGAATAATCAATATATATTTACTAGCCATTCTCCCGCTGTGATGAAATTATTTTCTGATTCAGAAACGATCGCTTTAGGACAATTGGAGGAAAATTAG
- a CDS encoding Uma2 family endonuclease, with product MTQAQAETKIYSFDEFISWYPENSKVRYELHNGVIIEMPKPKGKHSNLTGALIEQILITIRQMGKGGIWTIPRESIVKTKREISGYEPDIIVLNQEVIGAEPRWESESIIQNLDSIKLIVEVVSTNWRDDYYNKLRDYEEMGIEEYWIIDYAALGARKFIGNPKQPTIFVCLMVDGEYQMNPFTDNSPIVSPTLPEFKLSAEQIFSLAL from the coding sequence ATGACTCAAGCCCAAGCCGAAACCAAAATATACAGCTTTGATGAGTTTATAAGCTGGTATCCCGAAAACTCAAAAGTCCGCTACGAACTACATAATGGAGTGATTATAGAAATGCCCAAGCCCAAGGGAAAACATTCAAACCTAACCGGGGCTCTAATCGAGCAAATATTGATAACTATCAGACAGATGGGCAAAGGCGGAATTTGGACTATTCCTAGGGAATCGATTGTCAAAACTAAACGGGAAATATCGGGTTACGAGCCGGACATTATCGTATTGAACCAAGAAGTTATTGGGGCAGAACCTCGGTGGGAAAGCGAATCGATTATCCAAAATCTTGATTCAATTAAATTAATTGTAGAAGTGGTTTCAACGAATTGGCGTGACGATTACTATAATAAACTTAGAGATTATGAAGAAATGGGCATAGAAGAATATTGGATTATTGATTATGCCGCATTGGGAGCGAGAAAGTTTATTGGTAATCCCAAGCAACCCACCATTTTTGTTTGTCTTATGGTTGACGGAGAGTACCAGATGAATCCTTTTACAGACAATAGTCCAATTGTTTCCCCGACTTTGCCCGAATTCAAATTATCCGCAGAGCAGATATTTTCTCTGGCTTTGTAG
- a CDS encoding bifunctional nuclease family protein, with the protein MIEMKVAGIALDAATRTPIVLLRDHEDRRALPIYIGQDQARSIISALENHKPPRPLTHDLMVNILEECDWTIERIIVHALQDNTFYAVLTLKHGEMRKEIDARPSDAIALALRTDSPIWVMEEVVADASIPVDRDADEAERQAFRDFVANLSPEELIKRAGFTRKDDE; encoded by the coding sequence ATGATTGAAATGAAAGTTGCCGGAATCGCGCTGGATGCCGCCACTCGGACGCCAATTGTCCTGCTCAGAGATCACGAGGATCGCAGGGCTCTACCGATTTATATTGGTCAAGACCAAGCAAGATCGATTATCAGCGCGTTGGAAAATCACAAGCCCCCAAGACCCCTGACCCATGACCTCATGGTGAATATCCTGGAAGAATGTGATTGGACGATCGAGCGGATTATCGTTCATGCTTTACAGGACAATACTTTTTATGCGGTGCTGACTTTAAAGCATGGTGAGATGAGAAAAGAGATTGATGCTCGTCCGAGTGATGCGATCGCTTTAGCCCTGCGAACTGATTCGCCCATTTGGGTGATGGAAGAAGTGGTTGCCGATGCTTCAATTCCTGTTGACCGTGATGCAGATGAGGCGGAACGGCAAGCCTTCCGAGATTTTGTGGCGAATCTTAGCCCTGAAGAATTGATTAAGCGAGCAGGCTTTACCAGAAAGGATGACGAATAA
- a CDS encoding XisI protein: MDSLDKMRDIICNILTEYAQIPYSYGEIDRKTVFDRASDRYLLVIVGWEGIKRVHGCLIHLEIIAGKIWIQRDGTEDGIANDLLQYGIRKDQIVLGFCDPEMRQYTEFAVG; the protein is encoded by the coding sequence ATGGATTCCTTAGATAAAATGAGAGATATTATCTGTAACATTTTAACAGAATACGCCCAAATACCATACTCCTATGGAGAAATTGACAGAAAAACTGTGTTTGATCGAGCCAGCGATCGCTATTTATTAGTAATTGTGGGATGGGAAGGCATCAAGCGCGTTCATGGCTGTTTGATTCATCTGGAAATTATCGCCGGAAAAATTTGGATTCAAAGAGACGGCACTGAAGATGGAATTGCCAACGATCTGTTACAATATGGTATCAGAAAAGACCAGATTGTCTTGGGGTTTTGCGACCCAGAAATGCGCCAATATACAGAATTTGCCGTCGGATAA
- a CDS encoding Rpn family recombination-promoting nuclease/putative transposase, with protein sequence MTKKADIGSKRLISLEPEKWVKWLTSFTDVQVREIVNSEFQWISRESDVLIRAYTPEYGEFLLINELQLYYTGKLPRRIRAYAGLAE encoded by the coding sequence ATGACGAAAAAAGCCGATATTGGCAGTAAACGGTTAATTAGCCTAGAACCGGAAAAATGGGTAAAGTGGCTAACTTCCTTTACTGATGTACAAGTCCGAGAAATTGTGAACTCGGAATTCCAATGGATTAGCCGAGAAAGTGATGTATTAATCCGCGCTTATACCCCCGAATATGGGGAATTCTTGCTAATCAATGAGTTACAATTATATTACACCGGAAAATTGCCGCGCCGCATCCGAGCTTATGCTGGGTTGGCGGAATAA